The following coding sequences lie in one Sesamum indicum cultivar Zhongzhi No. 13 linkage group LG9, S_indicum_v1.0, whole genome shotgun sequence genomic window:
- the LOC105171105 gene encoding uncharacterized protein LOC105171105 isoform X1: MAEERMKGEEEKRIPRAEMAESPTAESIIASVNSKAEDSNQLKQNDRSASPSSLTKNTNPADATSNGNKAKSCKGCLYYSSRFKADSRNPLCVGLTRSLPSVPQHMVGQSEMEASKEGRNLADFRYACVGYSLYSDHKEQASKGRQTQTELPVCVGLEVLVDRRVNASDSTHIHNKEDGNGLPQHRLPKPTNPTGDEFFSRFTRNANLVANGVVKNIRKVGNQIKQSLDDILYPYRRRPK, encoded by the exons ATGGCGGAAGAGAGAATGAAGGGCGAAGAGGAGAAGAGAATCCCACGCGCGGAAATGGCAGAATCCCCTACCGCTGAATCAATCATCGCTTCTGTCAATTCGAAGGCGGAGGACTCAAATCAGCTGAAGCAAAACGATCGCAGCGCATCTCCTTCATCCTTAACAAAGAATACCAATCCTGCAGATGCCACTAGTAATGGGAACAAGGCGAAATCATGCAAAGGGTGTCTCTATTATTCGTCACGTTTCAAGGCCGATTCTCGGAACCCTCTATGCGTTGGCCTTACCCGTTCCCTTCCCAGTG TACCTCAACATATGGTCGGACAATCTGAAATGGAAGCATCTAAAGAGGGTAGAAACCTAGCAGATTTTAGATATGCCTGCGTCGGCTATTCTCTTTACTCGGACCATAAAGAACAAGCCTCAAAGGGGCGACAGACTCAAACAGAATTGCCAGTTTGCGTAGGACTTGAG GTTTTAGTGGATCGCAGAGTTAACGCTTCTGATTCTACTCATATTCATAATAAAGAAG ATGGCAATGGATTGCCTCAGCATCGATTACCTAAACCAACTAATCCAACGGGGGATGAGTTTTTTAGCAG GTTTACTCGAAATGCGAACCTGGTTGCAAACGGCGTAGTCAAGAACATACGTAAAGTCGGGAATCAAATAAAACAGAGTCTTGATGACATACTGTATCCCTACAGAAGAAGACCGAAGTAA
- the LOC105171105 gene encoding uncharacterized protein LOC105171105 isoform X2, protein MAEERMKGEEEKRIPRAEMAESPTAESIIASVNSKAEDSNQLKQNDRSASPSSLTKNTNPADATSNGNKAKSCKGCLYYSSRFKADSRNPLCVGLTRSLPSVPQHMVGQSEMEASKEGRNLADFRYACVGYSLYSDHKEQASKGRQTQTELPVCVGLEVLVDRRVNASDSTHIHNKEDGNGLPQHRLPKPTNPTGDEFFSRISLLF, encoded by the exons ATGGCGGAAGAGAGAATGAAGGGCGAAGAGGAGAAGAGAATCCCACGCGCGGAAATGGCAGAATCCCCTACCGCTGAATCAATCATCGCTTCTGTCAATTCGAAGGCGGAGGACTCAAATCAGCTGAAGCAAAACGATCGCAGCGCATCTCCTTCATCCTTAACAAAGAATACCAATCCTGCAGATGCCACTAGTAATGGGAACAAGGCGAAATCATGCAAAGGGTGTCTCTATTATTCGTCACGTTTCAAGGCCGATTCTCGGAACCCTCTATGCGTTGGCCTTACCCGTTCCCTTCCCAGTG TACCTCAACATATGGTCGGACAATCTGAAATGGAAGCATCTAAAGAGGGTAGAAACCTAGCAGATTTTAGATATGCCTGCGTCGGCTATTCTCTTTACTCGGACCATAAAGAACAAGCCTCAAAGGGGCGACAGACTCAAACAGAATTGCCAGTTTGCGTAGGACTTGAG GTTTTAGTGGATCGCAGAGTTAACGCTTCTGATTCTACTCATATTCATAATAAAGAAG ATGGCAATGGATTGCCTCAGCATCGATTACCTAAACCAACTAATCCAACGGGGGATGAGTTTTTTAGCAG AATATCTCTTCTTTTCTAA